In the Salvelinus fontinalis isolate EN_2023a chromosome 34, ASM2944872v1, whole genome shotgun sequence genome, one interval contains:
- the LOC129833800 gene encoding uncharacterized protein LOC129833800: protein MAMVFSLSTLIFVPITGMETSKSLSQRSELKVIQVESGKDAVLECSVKFSAESPGNVNIERVQLWRRHQNGNRKGELVFKYTQQSSNPRMPQSQKYQHSMPPANEKDKVVSLLVKETQPEDEGPYECVVNTDSGNTNCNFMLKVTGDLTVRDQPQVPENPANQKETPKNSYMSVAAVFVVVGSLAIGLLLLKLFRARRLRQLEPVTQEDSVVAEELEDTAVPAEHDPSTRTGLFP from the exons ATGGCGATGGTCTTCAGCTTGTCCACTCTCATATTTGTCCCCATCACTGGGATGGAGACATCCAAAA GTCTAAGTCAGCGCTCAGAGTTGAAGGTAATCCAGGTGGAATCTGGGAAGGATGCAGTCCTAGAGTGCTCTGTGAAGTTCAGTGCGGAATCCCCTGGTAATGTAAACATAGAGCGGGTCCAGTTGTGGAGGCGGCACCAGAATGGTAATCGAAAAGGTGAACTTGTGTTCAAATACACTCAACAATCCTCCAATCCCAGGATGCCGCAGAGCCAAAAATATCAGCATTCCATGCCACCTGCCAATGAGAAAGACAAAGTTGTGTCCCTGTTGGTCAAAGAAACCCAGCCTGAAGACGAGGGTCCGTATGAGTGTGTGGTGAACACTGACAGTGGAAACACAAATTGTAACTTCATGCTGAAGGTCACAGGTGACCTCACAG TACGAGACCAGCCCCAGGTTCCTGAAAATCCTGCAAATCAAAAGGAAACTCCAAAGAACAGTTACATGAGTGTGGCTGCTGTATTTGTGGTAGTAGGCTCTCTTGCCATTGGACTGCTGCTTCTCAAGCTGTTTCGAGCCAGAAGACTCAGACAAC TTGAACCAGTGACACAGGAAGACTCTGTTGTGGCAGAAG AGCTTGAAGATACAGCAGTCCCAGCAGAGCACGACCCCAGCACCAGGACAGGACTGTTTCCGTAG
- the LOC129833801 gene encoding uncharacterized protein LOC129833801 isoform X2: MNGPKRTWQQVKIKYKNILQNAVKKNTHRQGTGGGSPKADLTPAEDMALELNKGRPVLEGIPGGKETSIGSSQDATRFIQVSGSTVFLLEPPAQAPDDADPGEGPSATAHDGDDDEEETISLDSRRHEDPDAIQWENQPGNISSQAIRKLYGNHLRRQIELADIDIQYKKKKMENLALESEIKKRTIRKLDLEIKKLERELQEDDTAQNKN, from the exons atgaacgggccaaaacggacatggcagcaggtcaaaatcaaatacaagaacattctgcagaatg cagtgaaaaagaatacccacagacaaggcacgggtggtgggtcaccaaaggctgaccttaccccagcagaggacatggccttggagctaaataaaggcaggcccgtcttagaggggatccctggggggaaagagacgagcataggttcctcccaagatgccacccgcttcattcaag tgtctggcagcactgtgttcctgttagagccaccagcacaagcaccagacgatgctgatcca ggtgaaggccccagtgcaacagcacatgatggagacgatgatgaggaggagaccatctctctggattccagaaggcatgag gacccagatgctatacagtgggaaaaccagcctggcaacata agctcacaagctatcagaaagttgtatggcaaccacctccggcgccaaatagaactggcagacatagacattcagtacaagaagaaaaagatggaaaatcttgcactggagtccgaaataaaaaagaggacaattaggaaactggaccttgaaataaaaaaacttgagagggag ctccaagaagatgacacagctcaaaataaaaattag
- the LOC129833801 gene encoding uncharacterized protein LOC129833801 isoform X1: MNGPKRTWQQVKIKYKNILQNAVKKNTHRQGTGGGSPKADLTPAEDMALELNKGRPVLEGIPGGKETSIGSSQDATRFIQVSGSTVFLLEPPAQAPDDADPGEGPSATAHDGDDDEEETISLDSRRHEDPDAIQWENQPGNISSQAIRKLYGNHLRRQIELADIDIQYKKKKMENLALESEIKKRTIRKLDLEIKKLEREVRYAFNVHCMLTVTQMY, encoded by the exons atgaacgggccaaaacggacatggcagcaggtcaaaatcaaatacaagaacattctgcagaatg cagtgaaaaagaatacccacagacaaggcacgggtggtgggtcaccaaaggctgaccttaccccagcagaggacatggccttggagctaaataaaggcaggcccgtcttagaggggatccctggggggaaagagacgagcataggttcctcccaagatgccacccgcttcattcaag tgtctggcagcactgtgttcctgttagagccaccagcacaagcaccagacgatgctgatcca ggtgaaggccccagtgcaacagcacatgatggagacgatgatgaggaggagaccatctctctggattccagaaggcatgag gacccagatgctatacagtgggaaaaccagcctggcaacata agctcacaagctatcagaaagttgtatggcaaccacctccggcgccaaatagaactggcagacatagacattcagtacaagaagaaaaagatggaaaatcttgcactggagtccgaaataaaaaagaggacaattaggaaactggaccttgaaataaaaaaacttgagagggaggtgagatatgccttcaatgtacactgtatgctaactgtaacacaaatgtattaa